The following proteins are encoded in a genomic region of Clostridium kluyveri:
- a CDS encoding ABC transporter ATP-binding protein: MKEIISVKNLQKSYKDSKVIKGISFGVEKGEILCFLGPNGAGKSTIINVLTGALDYESGEICYNGKKVEKGNRNFKQHLGIVPQDIALYEDISAEQNLRFFASLYGLKGNKLKKRIAEALEFAGLAERAKDKVNTFSGGMKRRLNIACATAHHPEILIMDEPTVGIDPQSRNHILSSVKTMREKGTTIIYTTHYMEEVEEISTRIIIMDKGQIIASGTKEKLKEKIVNYKRFIIEVDSTDKVNLEDFYNVEGVKDVLIKRGKLEITTLIGVENLDKLISILVNNFVKINNLTCETASLESVFLNLTGRKLRD; this comes from the coding sequence ATGAAGGAAATAATTAGTGTTAAAAATCTTCAAAAAAGCTATAAAGACAGTAAAGTTATCAAAGGTATATCTTTTGGAGTAGAAAAAGGCGAAATACTTTGTTTTCTTGGCCCAAATGGAGCAGGTAAAAGTACTATCATAAATGTTCTTACAGGAGCTTTGGATTATGAATCAGGGGAAATATGTTACAATGGGAAAAAAGTAGAAAAAGGTAACAGGAATTTTAAACAGCATTTGGGGATAGTACCTCAGGATATTGCACTATATGAAGATATTTCAGCGGAACAAAATCTTAGATTTTTTGCTTCACTTTATGGCCTGAAGGGTAATAAGCTTAAGAAGAGAATCGCCGAAGCTCTTGAATTTGCAGGGCTAGCTGAAAGGGCAAAAGATAAGGTAAATACATTTTCAGGAGGAATGAAGAGGAGGCTTAACATTGCCTGTGCCACTGCGCATCATCCGGAAATACTCATAATGGATGAACCTACTGTCGGTATTGATCCACAATCAAGAAATCACATTTTAAGTTCTGTTAAAACTATGAGGGAAAAAGGCACAACTATTATTTATACCACTCACTATATGGAGGAAGTTGAAGAAATATCAACTAGGATTATTATAATGGATAAAGGACAGATAATAGCATCTGGAACAAAGGAAAAATTGAAAGAAAAAATAGTAAATTATAAAAGGTTCATTATTGAAGTGGACTCTACAGATAAGGTTAATTTAGAAGACTTCTATAATGTAGAAGGCGTAAAAGATGTTTTAATAAAAAGAGGCAAACTGGAAATTACAACGTTAATAGGAGTTGAGAATCTGGATAAGCTTATTTCAATTCTTGTAAATAATTTTGTTAAGATTAATAATTTAACCTGTGAAACTGCCAGTTTAGAAAGTGTATTTTTAAATTTAACTGGAAGAAAATTAAGGGATTAG
- a CDS encoding MATE family efflux transporter: MTELENFILEGNIKRLLFKFSLPAISVFLANVLYNLIDAIFIGNQANGSLGIAALTIVFPIQQIILALSQMIGVGIASIISRSLGAGNKLRAEKAVGTALTSSVLLGILIMVIGLAFMRPILYIFGSLETILPYAVTFFRITLYCSVFFVFSIVSNSIIQSEGHANIAMISMIIGPVINIPLDYILVTRLKYGIKGAAIATDISQIICFIFLLVYICFNSKILGVKVKNLVIDIKLLKEAISLGVSTFMTQLAYGIVAIVLNNSLRIYGGSDLYISAIGIYNRMFGFITVPMYGIRQALQPIIGFNYGAKKFDRVKQSLKLGILTSVVISLGFLVIIISFTNKIVGVFTSNNELIALTVPILRVLILMSPLVGVQVIAASFFQYIGKPKPALFLSIMKPFLFLIPLMLIIPIFLKVTGVFVSVPLSDFFTAVISLIFIYGEIKKMNQLKVLV; encoded by the coding sequence ATGACTGAACTAGAAAATTTCATTCTGGAAGGTAATATAAAAAGGCTACTTTTTAAGTTTTCTCTTCCTGCCATAAGTGTATTTTTAGCTAATGTATTATATAATCTTATTGATGCAATTTTTATAGGTAATCAAGCTAATGGTAGCTTAGGAATTGCAGCTTTAACTATAGTCTTTCCTATTCAACAAATAATACTGGCTCTTTCTCAAATGATCGGAGTTGGAATTGCTTCTATAATTTCCAGAAGTCTTGGAGCCGGAAATAAACTAAGAGCAGAAAAGGCTGTGGGTACTGCATTAACATCCTCTGTTCTATTAGGAATTTTAATTATGGTTATAGGACTGGCTTTCATGAGACCTATATTGTATATTTTTGGTTCCTTAGAAACTATACTACCCTATGCTGTAACATTCTTTAGAATTACTTTATATTGCAGTGTTTTTTTCGTTTTTAGTATTGTTTCCAATAGCATCATACAATCAGAAGGACATGCTAATATTGCTATGATAAGCATGATAATAGGACCTGTAATTAATATTCCGTTAGATTACATATTGGTTACAAGACTTAAATATGGGATAAAAGGAGCTGCCATTGCTACAGACATTTCCCAAATAATATGTTTCATATTTTTATTGGTATACATCTGTTTTAATAGTAAAATTTTAGGAGTAAAAGTTAAAAATTTAGTAATTGATATAAAGTTATTAAAGGAAGCAATTTCCTTAGGAGTATCCACGTTTATGACTCAACTGGCTTATGGAATTGTAGCCATAGTATTAAATAATTCATTAAGAATTTATGGAGGATCTGACTTATATATTTCTGCAATTGGTATATATAATCGTATGTTCGGGTTTATTACCGTTCCTATGTATGGAATTAGACAAGCTCTTCAGCCTATTATAGGATTTAATTATGGTGCTAAAAAATTTGATAGGGTAAAACAAAGTTTAAAACTTGGAATTTTAACATCAGTTGTAATTTCATTGGGATTTTTAGTTATAATTATTAGTTTTACAAATAAAATAGTGGGTGTTTTTACATCTAATAATGAATTAATAGCATTGACGGTTCCTATTTTAAGAGTACTGATACTTATGAGTCCTTTAGTAGGTGTTCAAGTAATTGCTGCAAGTTTTTTTCAGTATATTGGCAAACCTAAGCCTGCATTATTTTTATCAATAATGAAACCATTTTTATTTTTAATACCATTAATGTTAATCATCCCAATATTTCTTAAAGTCACTGGTGTTTTTGTATCTGTCCCATTATCTGATTTTTTTACAGCAGTGATATCTCTAATTTTCATATACGGCGAAATAAAAAAAATGAATCAGTTAAAAGTATTAGTTTAA
- a CDS encoding histidine phosphatase family protein, which yields MDRKITFYVTRHGETMYNILNKVQGWSDTPLTPRGIKIARLLGKGLKNIYFVAAYSSDSGRAVETAEIILNESGNKQIKLYRDKRLREWGFGSLEGESNKNFLNIILQEMPDVSIAQLNYNLPQISEVVVRSDTIAWAEDFYTIETRLKSVFKNMADTISPSGGGDVLIVTHAFTIKTLIFIFAKHRLNEVTNIENASITKIVYENGNFQISDINNTQYIG from the coding sequence ATGGATAGAAAAATAACATTTTATGTAACTAGACATGGTGAAACTATGTATAATATATTAAACAAAGTACAGGGATGGTCTGATACACCATTAACCCCAAGAGGGATTAAAATAGCAAGACTTTTAGGGAAAGGCCTAAAAAATATATATTTTGTGGCAGCCTATTCTAGCGATAGTGGACGAGCAGTTGAAACAGCTGAGATTATTCTTAATGAGAGCGGAAATAAACAGATTAAATTATATCGTGACAAACGACTAAGAGAATGGGGATTTGGAAGTCTAGAAGGAGAATCTAACAAAAACTTTTTGAATATTATACTACAAGAAATGCCTGATGTTAGTATAGCACAACTTAATTATAATTTACCACAGATTTCTGAAGTGGTTGTTCGCTCTGACACTATTGCATGGGCAGAAGATTTTTATACAATTGAAACCAGATTGAAATCTGTTTTCAAAAACATGGCAGATACAATTTCACCAAGTGGTGGAGGAGATGTTTTAATTGTGACACATGCTTTTACTATTAAAACATTAATTTTTATATTTGCAAAGCACCGCCTGAATGAAGTAACAAATATAGAAAATGCAAGCATAACAAAAATAGTATATGAAAATGGAAATTTTCAAATTAGTGATATTAACAATACTCAATACATTGGATAA
- a CDS encoding FAD-dependent oxidoreductase: MMNFRNLFKSITINGLILKNRLVMPAMHHGYTPDGFATARFNEYYWRRAEGGAGLIIVGGCVIDNYRGYSNIMSLESDDYILGYKEFTDGMHKRGAKVAVQLMHTGRYGRTKYITGDDAALAPSAVYSRYTGETPRAMTKDEITLVIKHWADAGLRAKKAGFDAVEVVGSAGYLISQFLSPVTNLREDEYGGSFENRCRFPLEVLSALRIAVGDDYPIFMRVSGNDFIKGGNTNEDCVAFCKMLDKAGIDMINVTGGWHETNIPQLPGDVPQGGYAYLAQGVKDAVSVPVMASNRFNNPVVAERTLALCQADLIGVGRTLIADPDWPIKVKEGRVEEIRRCTACNQGCLGRLFFDKPVECLVNGYAGREFLLQDTKLKPSKNILVIGAGPAGCEFAIRAAERGHKVTIWEMKDTIGGQLHLASTPPSKGEFQNLVHYFNAMLKKTGVKVVLNKEATIEGIEKENFYEVVVATGSIPSSISLPGDGNISVVTFSEILEGKEMAGRNVVVIGGSSVGCETAAYLAHEASLSKEQLYFMESQKSEGSEKISMMLNTSRRNIAIIDIAKIGSGFDPGCGWPVLKDLRRLGVKQYSFSKIAEVTNKGVFIESTNPKSKEVIKAELPCDTIVLAVGSKPNTSLFDTLSAGNISVHNIGDSGGIGNVLTAIRQACNLAMEF, encoded by the coding sequence ATGATGAATTTTAGAAATTTGTTTAAGTCTATTACTATAAATGGTCTTATTTTAAAAAATCGCCTTGTAATGCCGGCAATGCATCATGGTTATACTCCTGATGGATTTGCTACTGCCAGATTTAATGAATATTATTGGAGACGTGCAGAGGGTGGTGCAGGGTTAATTATTGTAGGGGGATGCGTTATTGACAATTACCGGGGATATTCCAATATTATGAGCCTCGAAAGTGATGATTATATTTTGGGGTATAAAGAGTTTACCGATGGTATGCATAAACGTGGTGCTAAAGTGGCAGTGCAGCTTATGCATACCGGCAGATATGGGAGAACCAAATATATTACTGGAGATGATGCTGCACTTGCCCCTTCAGCTGTTTATTCTCGCTACACAGGTGAAACACCAAGAGCTATGACAAAGGATGAAATCACACTGGTTATAAAACACTGGGCTGATGCTGGACTGCGGGCAAAAAAAGCAGGTTTTGATGCAGTGGAAGTCGTAGGTTCTGCAGGATACTTGATTAGCCAGTTTTTATCACCTGTTACTAATTTGCGTGAAGATGAGTATGGGGGAAGTTTTGAAAATCGCTGTCGTTTTCCACTGGAAGTACTATCAGCCCTGCGCATAGCGGTGGGAGATGATTATCCCATCTTTATGCGTGTTTCTGGAAATGATTTTATTAAGGGCGGCAATACAAATGAAGACTGTGTGGCTTTTTGTAAAATGTTAGATAAGGCTGGCATTGACATGATAAATGTAACTGGAGGCTGGCATGAAACCAACATTCCTCAATTGCCTGGAGATGTTCCACAAGGAGGCTATGCGTATCTGGCACAGGGGGTAAAAGATGCAGTTAGTGTTCCTGTTATGGCTTCAAACCGATTTAATAACCCTGTTGTGGCAGAGCGTACTCTAGCTTTATGTCAGGCAGATTTAATCGGTGTGGGACGTACGCTTATAGCTGATCCGGATTGGCCAATTAAAGTAAAAGAAGGTAGAGTAGAGGAAATTCGCCGCTGTACTGCATGTAACCAGGGCTGCCTTGGGCGTTTGTTTTTTGACAAACCTGTGGAATGTCTTGTAAATGGATATGCCGGCAGGGAATTCCTTCTTCAGGATACCAAACTTAAGCCATCAAAAAATATTCTGGTTATAGGTGCAGGTCCTGCTGGTTGTGAATTTGCAATAAGAGCAGCAGAAAGAGGTCATAAAGTTACTATTTGGGAAATGAAAGATACTATTGGGGGGCAATTACATCTGGCAAGCACTCCTCCATCAAAAGGTGAATTTCAAAATTTAGTGCATTATTTTAATGCTATGTTGAAGAAAACAGGTGTAAAGGTGGTGCTTAACAAGGAAGCTACTATTGAAGGAATTGAGAAAGAAAATTTTTATGAGGTAGTAGTGGCAACTGGAAGTATTCCTTCTTCTATTAGTTTACCTGGAGATGGTAATATTTCTGTAGTTACCTTTTCTGAAATTCTTGAAGGTAAAGAGATGGCTGGCCGTAATGTAGTAGTGATTGGCGGCAGTTCTGTTGGCTGTGAAACAGCAGCGTATTTGGCTCATGAGGCCTCTCTCTCTAAGGAACAACTTTATTTTATGGAATCTCAAAAATCTGAAGGTAGTGAGAAAATAAGTATGATGTTAAATACATCCCGTCGTAATATAGCTATTATAGATATTGCAAAAATTGGTTCTGGATTTGATCCTGGCTGCGGTTGGCCTGTATTGAAAGATCTAAGGCGGCTTGGTGTAAAACAATATTCTTTCTCTAAAATAGCAGAAGTGACCAATAAGGGAGTTTTCATAGAATCTACTAATCCAAAAAGTAAAGAAGTGATTAAGGCGGAACTTCCCTGTGACACAATTGTACTAGCAGTAGGTTCAAAGCCTAATACATCTTTGTTTGATACACTTTCAGCTGGAAACATTTCTGTACATAATATAGGAGATTCTGGGGGTATTGGCAATGTTCTCACTGCAATTCGTCAGGCATGTAACTTAGCTATGGAGTTTTAA
- a CDS encoding TetR/AcrR family transcriptional regulator: MDKRKKGTRRRGEVLEEAILNAAWEELTEIGYTHMTMESIATRAGTNKSVLYRRWADKSELVIAALRKYYFPKITNEIPDTGNLRSDVYAYLYARVEPLKTIGTETIRGLMMEPLVWRTITASMPQMIQRRSESKLTEAMAVILKNAELRGEIRLEKLTPRIISLPVDLLQYELITKLKPVSDEVIAEIVDDIFMPLIHAAQQ; encoded by the coding sequence ATGGATAAACGAAAGAAAGGTACGCGCCGCCGCGGAGAAGTTCTGGAAGAAGCAATCCTGAATGCCGCATGGGAGGAACTCACTGAAATCGGCTACACGCATATGACGATGGAGAGCATCGCAACACGGGCGGGGACAAACAAATCCGTCCTTTATCGCCGCTGGGCCGATAAGTCTGAGCTTGTGATTGCTGCTCTGCGTAAATATTATTTTCCTAAAATTACAAATGAGATACCGGATACCGGAAACCTGCGCAGCGATGTGTATGCCTATCTGTATGCGCGTGTTGAACCGCTGAAAACAATCGGCACGGAGACGATTAGGGGACTTATGATGGAACCACTGGTGTGGCGCACGATCACCGCATCCATGCCGCAAATGATCCAGCGGAGATCAGAGAGCAAGCTGACAGAGGCTATGGCGGTGATTTTGAAAAATGCGGAACTTCGCGGAGAAATCCGACTTGAGAAGCTGACGCCCCGGATCATCTCATTGCCAGTGGATCTGCTGCAGTACGAGCTGATTACAAAGCTGAAACCCGTATCCGACGAAGTCATAGCGGAGATTGTAGACGACATTTTTATGCCACTTATACATGCAGCACAGCAATAG
- a CDS encoding MDR family MFS transporter: MSTENVKPAKEKLDPIVLRTAIVLVFGALAPLFDSTMVNVAIHTIASDMKAAISTVQWVTTGYVLAMGLVIPISGWATKRFGCKQSYIFSLVLFFIGSVCSMLSWSIGSMIVFRVIQGIGAGLLMPVLQTELVQVSGGRNLGRIMSIISIPALLGPILGPVLGGIIVSSASWRAIFWVNIPICIVAIPLAVWGIPTDKHVEKKASLDVIGILLLSPAFALLIYGIAQVATQVRLNDSAVFPLIIGIVLMAAYVVYALNTKREPALNVRLFKSINFFASNILLILCGIITNGAMLMLPLYYQEVRGASALYAGLWLLPQGIGMLLTRSWAGKVADRDGSRNIVLLSLAGIAIGTLPFAFAGTNTNYILLSIALLIRGAGLGGLLIAIMASAYVGLQREQVPHASTATRIFQTIGGAFGSAILATVAQQQMAGRADSDLHAIAHSFNVSFWWAIGFTAVAAIPTLFLAVRKKSGPKTALQETDSQADGQQ, encoded by the coding sequence ATGAGTACAGAAAATGTAAAACCGGCAAAAGAAAAACTCGATCCGATCGTGCTCAGGACTGCCATTGTTCTGGTTTTCGGTGCACTTGCGCCACTGTTCGATTCGACGATGGTCAATGTGGCCATCCATACAATTGCATCCGATATGAAAGCAGCCATTTCTACCGTACAGTGGGTCACCACGGGATACGTTCTGGCGATGGGGTTGGTCATCCCGATTTCGGGGTGGGCCACCAAACGGTTTGGATGCAAACAATCCTACATCTTCTCATTGGTGCTTTTTTTTATCGGCTCCGTGTGCTCTATGTTGTCATGGAGCATAGGAAGCATGATTGTTTTCCGAGTCATTCAAGGTATCGGCGCCGGGTTACTGATGCCGGTACTGCAAACGGAGCTTGTACAGGTTTCCGGCGGACGTAATCTCGGGCGGATCATGTCCATCATCAGCATTCCCGCTCTGCTCGGGCCGATCCTTGGCCCAGTGTTAGGAGGAATTATAGTCAGCAGTGCGAGTTGGCGCGCTATCTTTTGGGTCAATATTCCAATCTGCATCGTGGCGATCCCGTTAGCCGTATGGGGAATACCGACCGACAAGCATGTGGAAAAGAAAGCGTCCCTGGATGTGATCGGCATACTTTTGCTTTCCCCCGCGTTTGCCCTTTTGATCTACGGCATTGCCCAGGTTGCGACGCAGGTCAGATTGAATGACAGTGCAGTCTTTCCCCTTATCATCGGTATCGTTTTGATGGCGGCTTATGTCGTCTATGCTCTGAATACGAAACGGGAACCGGCTCTGAATGTGCGGCTGTTCAAATCCATCAATTTTTTCGCTTCCAATATCCTGCTGATTCTGTGCGGAATCATCACGAACGGGGCCATGCTGATGCTGCCGCTCTATTATCAAGAGGTGCGCGGAGCAAGCGCCCTGTATGCCGGATTGTGGCTGCTTCCACAAGGAATCGGCATGCTGCTCACCAGAAGCTGGGCCGGAAAAGTGGCCGACCGCGACGGCTCGCGCAATATCGTGCTGCTAAGTCTCGCTGGTATTGCAATTGGTACGCTGCCGTTTGCTTTTGCAGGTACGAATACGAATTATATCCTTCTGTCTATCGCCTTGTTGATCAGAGGGGCGGGACTTGGCGGTCTGCTGATTGCAATCATGGCATCCGCTTATGTCGGACTTCAAAGAGAGCAGGTTCCTCATGCAAGCACTGCTACGAGGATATTCCAGACTATCGGCGGAGCTTTCGGGTCAGCTATTCTTGCCACCGTCGCTCAGCAGCAGATGGCAGGTCGCGCCGACTCCGATCTTCATGCGATTGCTCATTCCTTCAACGTCTCTTTCTGGTGGGCAATCGGTTTTACTGCGGTGGCGGCGATCCCCACGCTGTTCTTGGCAGTGCGTAAAAAATCAGGACCGAAAACGGCCCTACAGGAAACAGATTCGCAGGCAGATGGACAGCAGTAA
- a CDS encoding GNAT family N-acetyltransferase has translation MKEYVIKEVSLNELEECAEVIRQGFGTVAKDFGLTIENCPTNGAFIKVSRLISDKNKGNLMYSINAYNKIVGFMQLEKKSEEQYELEKITVLPEYRHYGYGEKLLVFAKIKVKKLNGKIMSIGIIEENTILKQWYQKNDFIHKGTKKFDFLPFTVGFMEMIIE, from the coding sequence ATGAAAGAATATGTTATTAAAGAAGTATCATTAAATGAATTAGAAGAGTGTGCAGAAGTTATAAGGCAAGGATTTGGGACAGTGGCAAAAGATTTTGGATTAACTATTGAAAATTGTCCTACTAATGGTGCATTTATTAAAGTAAGTAGATTGATTTCAGATAAAAATAAAGGGAATCTCATGTATTCAATAAATGCTTATAATAAAATTGTTGGATTTATGCAGTTAGAAAAGAAAAGTGAAGAACAATATGAATTAGAAAAAATTACTGTCCTGCCGGAATATAGACATTACGGATATGGAGAAAAATTGTTAGTGTTTGCAAAAATTAAGGTTAAAAAGTTAAATGGAAAAATTATGAGTATTGGTATTATTGAGGAAAATACTATTTTAAAACAATGGTATCAGAAAAATGATTTTATACATAAAGGTACTAAAAAATTTGATTTTTTACCATTTACGGTTGGCTTTATGGAAATGATAATTGAGTAA
- a CDS encoding ABC-F family ATP-binding cassette domain-containing protein has protein sequence MINVNNVSLRYKGRKLFEDVNLKFTQGNCYGIIGANGAGKTTFLKILSGEIEPSTGEVSISKHIRMSVLKQDHFQYDEYEILETVIMGNLRLYEIMKEKDALYDKPDFTDEDGIRASELEGEFAELNGWEAESEASSLLQGLGIDINLHNKKMSELTGAQKVKVLLAQALFGNPGILILDEPTNHLDVKSIKWLEEFIINFEGTVIVVSHDRYFLNKVCTYMADVDYGKIKIYAGNYDFWYQSSQLALKMAKEQNRKKEEKIKDLQRFIERFSANASKSNQATSRKKLLDKITLEDIKPSSRKYPFMGFKPEREVGNDILIVDGITKIIDGKKVLNNVSFTVSKGDKIAFISENEIQETTLFKIFMGEMEPDSGGYKWGVTISRSYFPKDNSEYFNERELNLVDWLRQFSEEKSESYIRGFLGKILFSGEEALKQVNILSGGEKVRCMLAKMMMENANVLILDQPTNHLDLESITALNNGLLDYKSIILFSSYDHEFIQTIANRIIQLTDNGFIDKRLTYDEYLESIQG, from the coding sequence TTGATTAATGTAAATAATGTCAGTTTAAGATATAAGGGGAGAAAGCTTTTTGAAGATGTAAATTTAAAGTTTACCCAGGGTAATTGCTATGGAATTATAGGGGCAAATGGTGCAGGAAAGACTACATTTTTAAAAATATTATCAGGAGAAATAGAACCTAGTACAGGAGAGGTAAGTATTTCAAAGCATATAAGAATGTCTGTGCTAAAACAGGATCATTTTCAATATGATGAATATGAGATTTTGGAAACAGTAATTATGGGTAATTTAAGGCTTTATGAAATAATGAAGGAAAAAGATGCCCTTTATGATAAACCTGATTTTACAGATGAAGATGGCATAAGGGCATCTGAATTGGAAGGTGAATTTGCAGAATTAAATGGATGGGAAGCAGAATCTGAAGCTTCTTCACTGCTTCAAGGCCTTGGGATAGATATAAATCTTCATAATAAAAAAATGTCTGAACTTACAGGTGCCCAAAAGGTAAAAGTACTTCTGGCACAGGCGCTTTTTGGAAATCCCGGTATACTTATCTTAGACGAACCTACCAACCATTTAGATGTTAAATCTATAAAATGGTTAGAAGAGTTTATTATTAATTTTGAAGGTACTGTCATAGTTGTATCCCATGATAGGTATTTTTTAAATAAAGTGTGTACATATATGGCGGATGTGGATTATGGAAAGATAAAAATATATGCTGGAAACTATGATTTCTGGTACCAGTCAAGCCAGCTTGCACTTAAGATGGCAAAGGAACAAAACAGAAAAAAAGAAGAAAAGATTAAAGATCTGCAAAGATTTATAGAGCGTTTCAGTGCCAATGCCTCAAAATCAAATCAGGCTACATCTCGTAAGAAGTTACTGGATAAAATAACTTTAGAGGATATCAAGCCTTCCAGCAGAAAATATCCCTTTATGGGTTTTAAGCCTGAAAGAGAAGTGGGAAATGATATATTAATAGTTGACGGAATCACAAAAATTATAGATGGAAAAAAAGTATTGAATAATGTCAGTTTTACAGTATCAAAGGGTGATAAGATTGCTTTTATATCAGAAAATGAAATTCAAGAGACTACATTGTTTAAAATTTTTATGGGAGAAATGGAACCAGATAGTGGAGGGTATAAATGGGGAGTTACCATTTCCAGGTCATATTTTCCAAAGGACAATTCAGAGTACTTTAATGAACGGGAATTAAATTTAGTGGATTGGCTGAGACAATTTTCAGAGGAAAAATCTGAAAGCTATATTAGAGGATTTCTTGGTAAGATTTTGTTTTCCGGGGAAGAGGCATTAAAGCAGGTGAATATTCTCTCGGGAGGGGAAAAAGTGCGATGCATGCTGGCAAAGATGATGATGGAAAATGCCAATGTGCTTATTTTGGATCAGCCCACCAATCATCTGGATTTAGAATCCATTACTGCATTAAACAACGGACTTTTAGATTATAAGAGTATCATTTTATTTTCATCCTATGATCATGAATTTATCCAGACTATAGCAAATAGGATTATACAGCTTACTGATAATGGATTTATAGATAAAAGGTTGACCTATGATGAATATTTAGAGAGTATTCAAGGTTAG